A stretch of the Musa acuminata AAA Group cultivar baxijiao chromosome BXJ2-7, Cavendish_Baxijiao_AAA, whole genome shotgun sequence genome encodes the following:
- the LOC135617071 gene encoding multicopper oxidase LPR1 homolog 4-like isoform X1, which yields MLTMAWHPLPCQLTHCSMRIKLRMVPLLLLQLVALAAAQAPPSPVTEQILQKVAGSLQMYVDPLPQMPKIVGYSTQRGGAASVSLTIGMHQKTWKFHRDLPPTPVFVYGTSAAAATFPGPTIIARHGVPLSVTWENNLPDRHILPFDLTVPTANPASGGVPTVVHLHGSVHPPQSDGSALAWFTAGFREVGPKWTQATYSYPNVQPPGNLWYHDHALGLTRANLLAGLLGAYVIEKPSVDDPLQLPCGEQYDLHLIIADRSFNVDGSLFMNSTGNNPSVHPQWQPEYFGQAITVNGKAWPYLNVKRRKYRFRILNSSNARYFRLALSNNLPFDVIGSDSSYLSSPVKTPTIILAPAEIADVVIDFSQSTTTSAELINDAPFPYPTGTVPGPLDGKVMKFIMLPCNPSDPPDNSTVPPKCVPYAGSTATGDVTQTRYITMYEYQSHAGTPTHLYINGLRFEDPATETPKSGTTELWHVINLTNDNHPLHIHLGMFQAIKVQELVDQATFKSCMTMQNDAVKCNVTAHAVGNVLPTADYEKTWKNVVKIEPGHMTTVVVAFKLVDTNQTYPFDASAEPGYVYHCHILDHEDNAMIRPLKLLP from the exons ATGCTGACTATGGCATGGCATCCGCTTCCGTGCCAGCTTACTCATTGCAGTATGAGAATCAAACTTCGCatggttcctcttcttcttctccaactggTGGCTCTCGCCGCCGCTCAAGCCCCGCCGTCCCCCGTGACGGAACAAATCCTTCAGAAGGTGGCCGGCTCGTTGCAGATGTACGTCGACCCCCTGCCGCAGATGCCAAAGATCGTCGGCTACAGCACGCAACGCGGTGGCGCGGCCTCTGTTTCCCTCACGATAGGGATGCACCAAAAGACATGG AAATTTCACCGTGACCTGCCTCCGACACCAGTATTTGTCTACGGCACCAGCGCCGCCGCTGCCACCTTCCCGGGGCCAACCATCATTGCCCGCCATGGCGTTCCACTCTCCGTCACCTGGGAAAACAACCTGCCGGACCGCCACATCCTTCCCTTCGACCTCACCGTCCCGACGGCAAACCCCGCGTCTGGCGGTGTACCCACCGTCGTCCACCTCCACGGCAGCGTCCACCCACCGCAGTCAGACGGCAGCGCCCTCGCGTGGTTCACCGCCGGCTTCCGTGAGGTCGGCCCAAAGTGGACCCAAGCCACCTACAGCTACCCCAACGTCCAGCCACCTGGCAACCTGTGGTACCACGACCACGCCCTCGGCCTCACCCGCGCCAACCTCCTCGCCGGCCTCCTCGGTGCTTACGTCATCGAGAAGCCATCCGTTGATGACCCCCTCCAGCTGCCGTGCGGTGAACAGTACGACCTCCACCTCATCATCGCCGATCGGAGCTTCAACGTGGACGGCTCCCTCTTCATGAACTCCACCGGCAACAACCCCTCCGTCCACCCACAGTGGCAGCCGGAGTACTTCGGCCAGGCCATCACCGTCAACGGCAAGGCCTGGCCCTACCTCAACGTCAAGCGCCGCAAGTACCGCTTCCGCATCCTCAACTCCAGCAACGCCCGCTACTTCCGCCTGGCTCTGTCCAACAACCTTCCATTCGACGTCATCGGCTCCGACTCGTCGTACCTCTCGTCGCCTGTGAAGACTCCGACCATTATTTTAGCACCGGCAGAGATCGCCGACGTGGTGATCGACTTCTCGCAATCGACCACCACCTCCGCGGAGCTGATCAACGACGCTCCGTTTCCGTACCCGACCGGCACAGTGCCGGGCCCGCTAGACGGCAAGGTGATGAAATTCATCATGCTTCCATGCAATCCGTCTGACCCGCCCGACAACTCGACGGTGCCGCCAAAGTGCGTGCCGTACGCAGGGTCGACGGCGACCGGCGACGTGACGCAGACAAGGTACATCACCATGTACGAGTACCAGAGCCATGCGGGGACACCGACGCACCTGTACATCAACGGCCTGAGGTTCGAGGACCCGGCGACAGAGACGCCCAAGTCCGGCACGACGGAGCTGTGGCACGTGATCAACCTGACCAACGACAACCATCCGCTGCACATCCACCTGGGGATGTTCCAGGCGATCAAAGTGCAGGAGCTGGTGGACCAGGCGACGTTCAAGAGCTGCATGACGATGCAGAACGACGCGGTCAAGTGCAACGTGACGGCACACGCCGTGGGGAACGTACTGCCCACAGCGGACTACGAGAAGACGTGGAAGAACGTGGTAAAGATCGAGCCGGGACACATGACGACGGTGGTGGTGGCGTTCAAACTTGTGGACACGAATCAGACGTACCCATTCGACGCATCGGCTGAGCCCGGTTACGTCTACCACTGCCAT ATATTGGATCACGAAGATAACGCCATGATTCGTCCATTGAAATTGCTTCCTTAA
- the LOC135617071 gene encoding multicopper oxidase LPR1 homolog 4-like isoform X2, with amino-acid sequence MRIKLRMVPLLLLQLVALAAAQAPPSPVTEQILQKVAGSLQMYVDPLPQMPKIVGYSTQRGGAASVSLTIGMHQKTWKFHRDLPPTPVFVYGTSAAAATFPGPTIIARHGVPLSVTWENNLPDRHILPFDLTVPTANPASGGVPTVVHLHGSVHPPQSDGSALAWFTAGFREVGPKWTQATYSYPNVQPPGNLWYHDHALGLTRANLLAGLLGAYVIEKPSVDDPLQLPCGEQYDLHLIIADRSFNVDGSLFMNSTGNNPSVHPQWQPEYFGQAITVNGKAWPYLNVKRRKYRFRILNSSNARYFRLALSNNLPFDVIGSDSSYLSSPVKTPTIILAPAEIADVVIDFSQSTTTSAELINDAPFPYPTGTVPGPLDGKVMKFIMLPCNPSDPPDNSTVPPKCVPYAGSTATGDVTQTRYITMYEYQSHAGTPTHLYINGLRFEDPATETPKSGTTELWHVINLTNDNHPLHIHLGMFQAIKVQELVDQATFKSCMTMQNDAVKCNVTAHAVGNVLPTADYEKTWKNVVKIEPGHMTTVVVAFKLVDTNQTYPFDASAEPGYVYHCHILDHEDNAMIRPLKLLP; translated from the exons ATGAGAATCAAACTTCGCatggttcctcttcttcttctccaactggTGGCTCTCGCCGCCGCTCAAGCCCCGCCGTCCCCCGTGACGGAACAAATCCTTCAGAAGGTGGCCGGCTCGTTGCAGATGTACGTCGACCCCCTGCCGCAGATGCCAAAGATCGTCGGCTACAGCACGCAACGCGGTGGCGCGGCCTCTGTTTCCCTCACGATAGGGATGCACCAAAAGACATGG AAATTTCACCGTGACCTGCCTCCGACACCAGTATTTGTCTACGGCACCAGCGCCGCCGCTGCCACCTTCCCGGGGCCAACCATCATTGCCCGCCATGGCGTTCCACTCTCCGTCACCTGGGAAAACAACCTGCCGGACCGCCACATCCTTCCCTTCGACCTCACCGTCCCGACGGCAAACCCCGCGTCTGGCGGTGTACCCACCGTCGTCCACCTCCACGGCAGCGTCCACCCACCGCAGTCAGACGGCAGCGCCCTCGCGTGGTTCACCGCCGGCTTCCGTGAGGTCGGCCCAAAGTGGACCCAAGCCACCTACAGCTACCCCAACGTCCAGCCACCTGGCAACCTGTGGTACCACGACCACGCCCTCGGCCTCACCCGCGCCAACCTCCTCGCCGGCCTCCTCGGTGCTTACGTCATCGAGAAGCCATCCGTTGATGACCCCCTCCAGCTGCCGTGCGGTGAACAGTACGACCTCCACCTCATCATCGCCGATCGGAGCTTCAACGTGGACGGCTCCCTCTTCATGAACTCCACCGGCAACAACCCCTCCGTCCACCCACAGTGGCAGCCGGAGTACTTCGGCCAGGCCATCACCGTCAACGGCAAGGCCTGGCCCTACCTCAACGTCAAGCGCCGCAAGTACCGCTTCCGCATCCTCAACTCCAGCAACGCCCGCTACTTCCGCCTGGCTCTGTCCAACAACCTTCCATTCGACGTCATCGGCTCCGACTCGTCGTACCTCTCGTCGCCTGTGAAGACTCCGACCATTATTTTAGCACCGGCAGAGATCGCCGACGTGGTGATCGACTTCTCGCAATCGACCACCACCTCCGCGGAGCTGATCAACGACGCTCCGTTTCCGTACCCGACCGGCACAGTGCCGGGCCCGCTAGACGGCAAGGTGATGAAATTCATCATGCTTCCATGCAATCCGTCTGACCCGCCCGACAACTCGACGGTGCCGCCAAAGTGCGTGCCGTACGCAGGGTCGACGGCGACCGGCGACGTGACGCAGACAAGGTACATCACCATGTACGAGTACCAGAGCCATGCGGGGACACCGACGCACCTGTACATCAACGGCCTGAGGTTCGAGGACCCGGCGACAGAGACGCCCAAGTCCGGCACGACGGAGCTGTGGCACGTGATCAACCTGACCAACGACAACCATCCGCTGCACATCCACCTGGGGATGTTCCAGGCGATCAAAGTGCAGGAGCTGGTGGACCAGGCGACGTTCAAGAGCTGCATGACGATGCAGAACGACGCGGTCAAGTGCAACGTGACGGCACACGCCGTGGGGAACGTACTGCCCACAGCGGACTACGAGAAGACGTGGAAGAACGTGGTAAAGATCGAGCCGGGACACATGACGACGGTGGTGGTGGCGTTCAAACTTGTGGACACGAATCAGACGTACCCATTCGACGCATCGGCTGAGCCCGGTTACGTCTACCACTGCCAT ATATTGGATCACGAAGATAACGCCATGATTCGTCCATTGAAATTGCTTCCTTAA
- the LOC135617073 gene encoding heavy metal-associated isoprenylated plant protein 37-like: MGKEEFEVLKLKTHILKVNIHCDGCRLKVKKLLHRIEGVFSVNVDVENQKVTVQGNVDSETLIRKLTRSGKHAELWSGKASGDQKNNHGQQKQVAPPVKDGNKNKKDKGKQDLKAPKHQPKKLSPLSSDEDDDDDGEDDEDVDDEVRLFDKLKQFNLLMQANNAAAGAKKNTNGNATGFTGGKKDGANPNQSHMKHPNGSAKKGVNVAAHQKTINTDPSKGEGRRVTDINGMTGLGLGGLGGNSNGGGFQGNVFHGYAGLPSHGGGQHQPPMMVNMQGYQAHPSPMMSNFRVHDNRYMQPQMMHLRSPQISPYTAYYNCHPSPYLQSNQSYNEYVTHLFSDDNTRGCVVM; this comes from the exons ATGGGTAAGGAGGAGTTCGAGGTTCTCAAGCTCAAG ACACATATCCTGAAGGTGAACATACACTGCGATGGTTGCAGGCTGAAAGTTAAGAAGCTCCTCCATAGGATCGAAG GAGTCTTCTCAGTAAACGTAGACGTGGAGAACCAGAAGGTCACAGTCCAAGGGAATGTGGACTCTGAAACTCTAATAAGGAAGCTGACAAGATCAGGGAAGCATGCAGAGCTCTGGTCTGGGAAAgccagcggcgaccagaagaacaACCATGGCCAACAGAAGCAAGTTGCTCCACCGGTGAAGGACGGAAACAAGAACAAGAAAGACAAGGGCAAGCAGGACCTCAAAGCCCCCAAACACCAGCccaaaaagctttctcccctcagCTCTGATgaggatgacgatgatgatggcgAGGACGACGAGGACGTTGACGATGAGGTGCGACTGTTCGATAAGCTCAAGCAGTTTAATCTTCTGATGCAGGCAAACAATGCAGCAGCTGGTGCAAAGAAGAATACCAATGGCAACGCAACCGGCTTCACGGGTGGAAAGAAGGATGGGGCAAATCCTAACCAGAGCCACATGAAGCACCCAAATGGATCAGCGAAAAAGGGTGTAAATGTGGCAGCCCACCAAAAGACGATCAACACCGATCCGAGTAAAGGGGAAGGAAGAAGGGTGACAGACATCAATGGCATGACAGGTCTCGGCCTGGGTGGGCTCGGTGGAAACAGCAATGGAGGAGGCTTCCAAGGAAATGTCTTCCATGGCTACGCAGGCCTCCCCTCACATGGCGGAGGGCAGCATCAGCCCCCCATGATGGTGAACATGCAGGGATATCAGGCCCATCCGTCCCCCATGATGAGCAATTTTAGGGTGCATGACAACAGATACATGCAGCCGCAGATGATGCATCTCAGGTCCCCTCAGATATCCCCTTACACTGCCTACTACAATTGCCATCCGAGTCCTTATCTCCAGAGCAATCAATCATACAACGAGTATGTAACTCATCTTTTCAGTGATGACAACACCAGAGGTTGTGTTGTCATGTAA
- the LOC135617074 gene encoding E3 ubiquitin-protein ligase SINA-like 10 yields MVRFSLEEEGNPVGKKRIRGGGSGEKVCGSASTTKDKKRRDEGEAVRDRDEEEDMCVEEEEEEEEEEEEEEKGGDEGVIGEERGQPSGDGNVCVRMDPDILDCSICYEPLRPPIFQCQSGHVACSSCCSKLLNKCHLCSQSIGYNRCLILEKVIESIKITCSYAKYGCRKAMSYADKDAHEETCIYAPCSCPVPTCSFCGSREMLSAHFINTHTFFCERFSYNQIFKVEFHKTDPFRALYGKDGHLFLLLNNSVANVGNALSMACFRPRSLKHEFLYELTTDEHNSSSLQLKSSITEWKAVYPMKVFLLVPPDLYTPVGRSS; encoded by the exons ATGGTGAGATTCTCGTTGGAGGAGGAGGGGAATCCCGTCGGAAAGAAGAGGATCAGAGGAGGAGGCAGTGGAGAAAAGGTCTGTGGTAGCGCAAGCACGACGAAGGATAAGAAGAGGCGAGATGAAGGCGAAGCGGTACGAGATCGAGATGAGGAAGAGGATATGTGCgttgaagaggaggaggaggaggaggaggaggaggaagaagaagaaaaaggtggGGATGAAGGAGTGATAGGGGAAGAAAGAGGGCAACCTTCTGGAGATGGCAACGTCTGCGTTCGGATGGATCCCGACATTCTTGATTGTTCCATCTGCTATGAGCCCCTGCGGCCGCCAATTTTTCAG TGCCAAAGTGGGCATGTGGCCTGCTCCTCTTGCTGCTCCAAGCTCTTAAACAAATGCCACCTCTGCTCTCAGTCCATTGGCTACAACCGTTGTCTTATACTTGAAAAGGTCATAGAGTCCATCAAAATCACCTGCTCGTATGCCAAATATGGGTGCAGAAAAGCCATGTCTTACGCAGACAAAGATGCCCATGAAGAAACATGCATCTATGCTCCATGTTCCTGCCCTGTTCCAACTTGCAGTTTCTGTGGATCCAGAGAAATGTTGTCTGCTCACTTTATTAACACACACACCTTCTTCTGCGAAAGATTCAGCTATAACCAGATCTTCAAGGTTGAGTTCCACAAGACGGATCCATTTCGAGCCTTATATGGAAAGGATGGCCATCTATTTCTCCTCCTCAACAACAGTGTTGCAAATGTGGGTAATGCTCTTTCTATGGCCTGCTTCAGGCCTAGATCTCTCAAGCACGAGTTCTTGTATGAGCTTACTACAGACGAGCACAACTCGAGCAGCCTGCAGTTAAAGTCGTCAATCACAGAGTGGAAGGCGGTTTACCCTATGAAGGTTTTTCTTTTGGTTCCCCCCGATTTATATACCCCCGTTGGAAGATCGTCCTAA